From the Brienomyrus brachyistius isolate T26 unplaced genomic scaffold, BBRACH_0.4 scaffold39, whole genome shotgun sequence genome, one window contains:
- the LOC125722514 gene encoding uncharacterized protein LOC125722514 codes for MEGTEAGISMMDMLNGGEENVCEVGVNVEEVKGGGGKSTGNAVEYVVSQVGRTWLEPIQEEDLEEDEETDEELQEAEDTDAATVDSWQCMAAYVARIWLQTLQEDGPEENEEADVVFQQAEDADATTLVRFQCMVASEDRSQLLTIPEEGPEEEDETEVMKTDKTKEDADAAEKIYSEEVSFHVNAEDLSEDATEKSHKKKKKMKWCFFCCPLPFRRSSKRQ; via the coding sequence atggaggggacagaggctggtattagtatgatggatatgctaaatggaggtgaggagaatgtatgtgaggtgggagtgaatgtggaggaggttaagggaggaggagggaaaagtacagggaatgctgtggaatatgtggtgtcacaagtaggcagaacttggctagaacccatccaggaggaagaccttgaggaagatgaagaaacagatgaggagcttcaggaagcagaagacactgatgctgccacagtggacagttggcagtgcatggcggcatatgtagccagaatatggctgcagactttacaggaagatggacctgaggaaaatgaagaagctgatgtggtattccagcaggcagaagatgctgatgctaccacactggtcaggtttcagtgtatggtggcatctgaagacagatcacagctactgactataccagaagaaggacctgaggaagaggacgagactgaagtgatgaagacagataaaacaaaagaagatgctgatgctgccgagaagatctacagtgaagaagtatcattccatgtgaatgccgaagatctttctgaagatgctactgagaagagccacaagaagaagaagaagatgaagtggtgcttcttctgctgtcccctgcccttcagaagaagtagcaagaggcagtaa